A genomic window from Pecten maximus chromosome 6, xPecMax1.1, whole genome shotgun sequence includes:
- the LOC117330148 gene encoding tyrosyl-DNA phosphodiesterase 2-like has protein sequence MYAVLQETQNKGKQKISWSKKQHLSAPASGSCSKSALIKFYEEQGGQLITNSKRKMENDEDAGSHKKSREEESDPEPHRIRLLSWNIDGLDKDAIKRRTKAVCEIINKENPHVVFLQEVTAKTQPILESNCPAYQIIPGGDEHYYTCMLMKVGQVEVIHHQTLPFPNTSMSRNLLLVQCKIKDENFVLMTSHLESGEKYSEERVAQLQKAFRVMQKSSQSSTVIFGGDLNLRDKEVANIGGPPSGVQDIWEMTGQRPEAAYTWDMSRNDNKLFLVKFKPKLRFDRLYIRGAEPPVIDPVYMELVGIERVAKCGKYPSDHWGLLTHYNIISKVKNVVSKV, from the exons atgTATGCAGTATTACAGGAAACGCAGAATAAAGGAAAACAGAAAA TTTCCTGGTCAAAAAAGCAGCATTTGTCGGCACCAGCATCTGGCTCATGTAGCAAG AGTGCCCTTATCAAGTTTTACGAAGAACAAGGTGGGCAACTTATCACAAACTCCAAGAGAAAAATGGAAAATGATGAAGATGCTGGATCTCATAAGAAGTCAAG AGAAGAGGAGTCTGACCCAGAACCACATAGGATTCGACTTCTATCTTGGAATATAGATGGACTTGACAAAGATGCAATAAAAAGACGGACAAAAGCAGTGTGTGAAATCATCAATAA aGAGAACCCCCATGTCGTCTTTCTACAGGAAGTGACAGCTAAGACTCAACCAATTTTGGAGTCGAACTGCCCTGCCTACCAGATTATACCTGGGGGAGATGAGCACTATTatacctgtatgttaatgaAGGTGGGACAGGTAGAAGTGATCCACCACCAAACGCTGCCCTTCCCCAACACATCGATGTCGAGAAACCTCCTACTTGTACAG TGTAAGATTAAGGATGAAAACTTTGTTTTGATGACCTCTCATTTGGAAAGTGGCGAAAAATATTCCGAGGAACGTGTGGCTCAGCTACAAAAGGCTTTTCGTGTGATGCAGAAATCCTCACAGTCGTCCACTGTTATATTTGGAGGGGATCTCAACTTACGTGATAAAGAA GTTGCCAATATTGGAGGCCCGCCTTCGGGTGTCCAGGATATCTGGGAGATGACTGGTCAACGTCCAGAAGCAGCTTACACCTGGGACATGTCTCGCAATGACAACAAGCTTTTTCTTGTTAAGTTCAAGCCCAAGTTAAGATTTGATCGGTTGTACATAAGAGGGGCAGAGCCACCTGTTATTGATCCAGTTTACATGGAACTTGTTGGAATCGAACGTGTTGCTAAGTGTGGAAAGTATCCTAGCGATCACTGGGGACTATTGACTCATTACAACATAATTTCAAAGGTCAAAAATGTTGTTTCCAAAGTCTAA
- the LOC117329576 gene encoding uncharacterized protein LOC117329576 encodes MSLSISSTMLQISVKQLVTLCSRRLLERNLGLVTTSKTRCQQCSSNASNDRNRKKLYSISRAIAQRADGIFDVPIIMRHIGDKIIQDENYDNLIPELSEEEMIYMERLDECESIGEVLHLLDIQPDTLTSHAAALSLIKLKVLEKQRRDKQKKPGKSFVSKVIMRQLFGIAQRNIDTLSDENLVELARQFLEENEPESDIKEFILNLIQKKMEDDTLGKYAVFSLTELLQDAKYTDILQDIWLHVTSRYTELDMDDLLKYLDHVPANMDITDKLLEIIENHLVRSGWQLGSRGIGKISASLSRLQCQNDTLASNIAKWTLHHIHEIKTEDLMNVLIYFQETKKHNVDLIYALEKYIFSKGTQVKNELLGQTMEYFCRIRYLSPVIMDSAAAHFLECGQTYSATDLYQILKPYGFFGYEPRKQMAFFQAADKYVPKEFDNFEGVDVYKLMCSFLWLDRHSAVLRSLARKKSWSTEPFDRSDVFWYRRALATNSSQTDFSVLMHVRGIKVENRTENQRNYTTFQIAKEALSSLLKYPVISSVKFKAFLIDFMLIVDENRNEVSWKIYKSQSKLPETYNVIFIKLQFPEHVCVNTGELLGEYAMAKNYFAKCNIPYITMSPLKAGIPQTSVEILQMHFHYKLHKLVNFKFNPFNGVGNKRLLELWESSTNQEPPV; translated from the exons ATGTCCTTATCCATTTCTTCCACAATGTTGCAGATTTCAGTGAAACAACTGGTTACACTATGTAGCAGAAGGTTGTTGGAGAGAAATCTTGGCCTGGTAACAACTTCAAAAACCAGGTGTCAGCAATGTTCTTCAAATGCCTCCAACGATAGAAATCGTAAAAAGCTATACTCCATTTCTAGAGCAATAGCTCAAAGGGCCGATGGCATTTTTGATGTTCCTATTATTATGCGACACATTGGTGACAAGATAATACAAGATGAAAATTATGACAACCTAATCCCAGAATTGTCAGAGgaagaaatgatatatatggaaAGACTTGATGAATGTGAATCGATAGGTGAAGTCTTACATTTGTTAGATATTCAACCTGATACACTGACCAGTCATGCAGCAGCTCTGTCCCTGATTAAACTGAAAGTCTTGGAGAAACAGAGGAGGGACAAGCAGAAAAAGCCAGGGAAGTCTTTTGTGAGCAAAGTAATCATGCGGCAGCTTTTTGGGATTGCACAACGAAACATTGACACACTGAGTGATGAAAATTTAGTTGAACTTGCTAGACAGTTCCTGGAGGAGAATGAGCCTGAATCAGATATCAAAGAATTCATATTAAATCTTATACAGAAGAAGATGGAGGATGATACACTGGGTAAATATGCAGTATTTAGTCTGACTGAGTTACTGCAAGATGCGAAATACACAGATATTCTGCAAGACATCTGGCTACATGTCACTAGCAGATACACAGAACTAGACATGGATGACCTATTAAAATACCTGGATCATGTGCCAGCCAACATGGATATCACTGACAAGCTATTGGAAATAATTGAGAATCATTTGGTACGATCTGGATGGCAGCTTGGCAGTAGGGGTATTGGCAAGATCTCTGCAAGTTTGTCACGTCTCCAATGTCAGAATGACACATTAGCATCTAACATCGCCAAGTGGACTTTGCACCACATCCATGAAATAAAGACAGAAGACTTGATGAATGTTCTTATCTATTTCCAAGAGACCAAGAAACACAATGTTGACTTAATCTACGcccttgaaaaatacattttcagtAAAGGAACGCAAGTGAAAAATGAACTACTGGGTCAAACCATGGAATACTTCTGCAGGATTCGATACCTTAGTCCAGTAATTATGGATTCTGCTGCAGCACATTTTCTGGAATGTGGACAAACTTATTCTGCGACTGACCTGTACCAGATTTTGAAACCATATGGTTTCTTTGGATATGAGCCAAGAAAACAAATGGCATTTTTCCAAGCTGCCGATAAATATGTACCGAAAGAATTTGACAATTTTGAAGGTGTTGATGTTTACAAACTGATGTGTTCATTCTTATGGCTAGACAGACATTCAGCTGTTCTTAGAAGTCTTGCTAGAAAAAAGTCCTGGTCAACTGAACCATTTGACAGATCAG ATGTATTTTGGTATCGACGAGCTTTAGCCACCAACAGTTCCCAGACAGATTTCTCGGTCCTGATGCATGTACGTGGCATCAAAGTGGAAAACAGAACTGAAAATCAAAGAAACT ACACGACGTTTCAGATTGCAAAGGAGGCATTGTCATCTCTGTTGAAATATCCTGTCATTAGCAGTGTGAAATTCAAGGCATTTCTAATag atttcatGTTGATCGTGGACGAGAACAGAAATGAAGTTTCCTGGAAGATTTACAAATCACAGTCCAAGTTACCTGAAACTTACAATGT GATCTTCATCAAGTTGCAGTTTCCAGAGCATGTCTGTGTCAACACGGGCGAGCTCCTCGGCGAGTATGCAATGGCCAAGAATTATTTTGCCAAGTGCAACATTCCTTACATCACG ATGTCTCCTTTGAAGGCAGGTATACCACAGACTAGTGTTGAGATACTCCAAATGCACTTCCATTACAAGTTACATAAACTTGTCAACTTCAAGTTCAATCCTTTCAACGGAGTTGGTAACAAGAGACTTCTCGAGCTTTGGGAGTCGTCTACGAATCAGGAACCACCAGTATAA